Sequence from the Gossypium hirsutum isolate 1008001.06 unplaced genomic scaffold, Gossypium_hirsutum_v2.1 scaffold_718, whole genome shotgun sequence genome:
AACACATTACAAACCAAAGATACATAATTTGAAATTGCAGTAATGCAAATCTTATTGGATggaaataattaaatcaaaaggCTTAACTGATTTTTGCACTCAATCAAAATGTACAAGACaaaatactaaaagaaaaaagttGTGATCGGATTTTCTACAACAACTAACAAGTGAAATTATGTAGAATAGTATTTTATTTTCTACAATAAGAAATCTTATTGGATGGAATAGCAAGCGCAATGTAGTGTGGCGATGACCCAGTAATGTACAATAGTATgctccatttttttaattataaaaaaaaacccaaacatGTTGAATACTTGAATTCCAGTTTCCTTCATATCTTCCTTCAAAATCAGAACCCAGAAAGACCCATTCAAGAAAACAACAATACCGCTCACAAGTCAAAGCCAGAAACCCTAAAATGTTCATttcgatttttaaaaataaaataatcaaaagtaTTCAACCGACCAGAACAGGAATAAAGCAATTACTTACCAAGCAATGTCACTGATAGAATATAAACCTAAAATCTAGAAAAcccaaatcaaataaaaaaaaacatataaatgaaCCAAAAAACAATGAAATTGGCCATAGTAGACAAAAACTCAGCTTCCCGCCacagcataaataaataaatagtagaaatggaaaaGACAatactttgcatgcaaaaaatcaattgaaaatgcCAAAGAGGAATCAAAGAAATAGAAATCTTACAAGGAATGTATTAAGCAGTGCGGTCgcagtttttcttttttattaaagcttggttttttggttagttttaattttattcgaAAGGAAAGAGAAAGTTCTCAcgttttctttctctctcttgcACACTCCTCTCTCCTTGGAAGGCCGATGCTCCTCTTggaaaatacatatatttatttagaCAGATGCCATATTATTAAATTTGcatttagtcccttaaaatcaTATAATTACATATACCCACAATATGGGCAAAAAacctaaatttatatatttattaagtgTGCTTGTGTCAGGGGCTCTAACTTAATTTGGAAACCGCGTGgtcttagggtgggtttggatggggaCTGAATGCGATtggtgcgtttagcttattttttgtctcacatTGCAATATCGTCAATATTAATTTATCGCCACCTATTTTTACTAATTGCAGATAAAGCACACTATCCAAACTCACTCTTAGttgatttttttcttcaaattcgtCTAAATTAACTAATTCTCAAAAGTGAAACTAAATGGAAGCAAATTAAAAAAGGGATGAGCAATgaaaaaaatccaaaagaaaacAATGATAGAATACAATGCAgattacaaatgaggggaaaGCCTCAATACAAATCGAATTACATTAACATTGAGATTAGTGTCTATTATAAGGTGAGTGTCTTAGGGGATTTAAACAATATACATCTTTATCCTTAGTATTTACAATAATTACTTGGTATTCTATTTTACTGGAGTGTTTTATGGGCCACTAATGCTTCAAGTAAATGAGTTTATCCATGTGTTCACAAATCGGATAGTTCAAGTGGGTCAAATAAGTCTCATTTAATCAGTTGACTCTATGGGACACTCATGTGCATTTGTCACGGGCTTTAATTCGCGCCTGTGACACTTAGACCCCATGTAATTGGATGAAAATGTAATTATGGTATTTAATTACAATAAATTGTAATTTTCTAGATATATGATTGACAAAGTGTAGTTAAATTGTAATTTCTATGACGTGTTTGAtacaaattgtaattatatagttacatattttattgaaaaattattaataaactttaaaaatctgaacaataacaaaattaattaaatcatgtATGTAATATATTTGTCTAATAAGTAGTCAACAatacaattacaaataaaataacaaggaaataaatattatatgtaaCTTACCTAATTGCTCTACATCCTATTTATTAGATTTTCCCTATAACAATTAACATATACTCGTTAATTTATTGTCCTTGACCAATTTCTTGACTATATTATTAGATCATTCTTGACTAATTTCTCATcattgaattatataattaagATTATTAGGATTCTTCTATGTACTTTTAAAATTGATCATCATAACTCCACTTATGAATCAATTATGGGCATTAGTTTATTGTTGCAGTTGAAAATGCtttgaaaactcatttgaaaTAAGTGTTTGGAAGTGTTGAGAAagtgtaatttattaatttaagcgTTTAGCTTgctgtaaaaaataaaattttcgatTTGATTAACttgtgttattatttattattacacacatttatgttttaaatttgtattttcacACGtattctatgttttttttttttttttttttttttttttttttttttttttttttttttttttttttttttttttttttttttttttttttttgataaattttaatacatttattaatagtatagatgGGTGACATCCTCACTTTATGAAAAACAAATAAGTAGTAATTTTTGgtaattcaatttttcaaaatcataCAATCCAACTATTATCTCCTTTAACAATCATTCAATTTAATTGTTGCTATTCATCCTTGGTATTATCAACCAtgtaaatttatctattttctttaaaaatatattaatatcacaataatgatatataaattttaaatatttttaaaaagttaatataaattatgtgtaaaattaatgataaataaaatagtacaaaaattcaaatataatgataaatgatagttaaataatttaatataataatacatcTAATATAAATTCatctaaatatttaaataattaatataaataagatattttgataatttcactTTAATACACAAAAAGCTAAAACCCCAAAACACTTAAACCCTAACTCTTGCGATTGGAGGAGGAAACACTTTTCCACCATAATTTTTGAAGCATTCTTCGTTACTGTTGTAGTTGAAAAATACTTTCCCAACCTCAAACGCAATGAAATGCGGGTCTTAAAATTTGTAGGGTCTATTTGTAGTACATGAGCTTTATCTTCACAATTCTATACGCTAAATTAATAATGCTAGTTATAGATAAACAATACCTCATATAATCATACAACAAACTAATGTTTATACAACTCAAATATCATGTAGGTGCTATACAAACAAATCTCGACTGGCTTGTAGGGCTCCCCAACATTTTGTCACTTTCAACATTAACAGCTTCACATAAACCATAaactattcactttaaacaacaATTTTACCTAATGATTGTTTTCCTCTTAAGAATGAGGTGGGAAGGTTTAAAACCCCCCTAACCCTTGAACCTCTCATATGTACGAAATGAATGGCAAATTCAAGTCTGCTACATTTAATTAAAAGAAGTTCCCAAATATAGCCAAGAATCCTACCTAAATGAAGCAAATGATTTTCAAATGGTAGAGCACGTCAAAATAAATAGCTCAGAGGATTTAACCTATTAATCTATGGTCCATACAAATCTATGAATGTCAAGAAACTAGAGCTTTTGAAACAAGAGTAGCAGCATGTCATAAACTGAAGCAAAATTATCAAGGTGTCATTACAACATTTCTAATTTCAGCATGTAATCTTGATTCTTGAGTTAGTATACTCTCTAGCAAAGTTTTGAAGCAGTTCGAGTGAGAGTTGCCAAAAGTATTGAGTAccttattttttgttaaaaaaggaTGGGATGCTCTAATACTCGAGTGGGAATTGCCAAAAGTATTGGTTGTACATGAATTACAATGCACAAAGAAGTATGGCTAGAAACAGATTCAGACCCTATACCACTAAGAACTTTAATACAATAAATGCAGTAAAACAGAAAATATTTAAAGTAGAAGTACTGTGTGAAAAGCTCACAATGACATACCTCCATTCCGATCTAATGTCTCATCTCATCTACTCATGTTCATATTACAAACTAAATGGACATATGAACTTGCAAAAGTAAAAAATGCCAATCAAACCTACTTAGAAACTGAAAAACTGATATGAGGCGAAGAAAACAATGTTATGGGATTATAAGTTTCTTGCCAGCATAGATGGTATCCCCTGTAAGGCCGTTGGCCTCTTTGATGGCATCTATTGACACCTGAAACCAGATTATCAAGTCAGAATTTCATCTCGGATTCTATTGGCGAGGCTGGAACTACAAATTTTGTATCAAAGTTCAAAATATCAACTAAAACTATCTTTTGTTTCATTGTAAACTTTTTCTAGATTCAAAGTTTAGCCCTTTAAAGCTAATTTTTTGTTGTTAAAAAGCTAACCGAAGTAAGTTTGATACCAAAATCTTAATCTAATACATTTGGGTTTAGAGCACCAAATGCTAAGCAAAACAGAACATGGCAAATTTGAAGTGGTTGTTCGTCAAGTAAATTCCAAATCATGTGAATACGTATGATCTCATTTGGCACTGTTTGCTGTTGCAGCAACTTAGATATCTTGGATTTGAGCGCGCTTAAGCTAGTGACATCCTCCAATTTAGAGGTTTGGgggttatgaataattttaagagTTGTATAAAAAAAGAAAGGCAATAATACCCCATATTTTCTGGAGAGACCCCAAAGAGTATCTCCTTTAACAATGTCTATCACTCTTTGCGAGTATTCTGGTGATCTTTGCTCCGTATAACCACCTGCTTCCTACAATAAACGAAGACACCAATTAGAAAGTAAACAAGAATCCTAAAACATGCTTGAATTAAATTCCCCAAATCTAAAAATGTTAATAACAATTGAAATGCGGGTTCTAAAATACCTTGGTGATAATAGGTTCTGAGGCAGGTGGAGGTGGGGAATCTCGAATCGGCTGAGCCGGAGAAGGCTGAATCGACTCAACCACTGGCTGTTGAGGTACTGCAGTTGCATTTCTCTCTTTGTTgaaagggtttagggttttaaggatgCTCATAGCGATTCCGGAGAAGACGATGAAGCCAGCGGTTTTAGCCACGGCCGCTTCCTTGCTATTGCCGGAGTGCTTATCGTCGTCGTTGGAGGCGGCGCGTGGGCTCGACATCCAATCGTAATGCAATCTGCGGCGATTTCTTGGAATGAGATAGTAATCGTGTTCGGTGTAAAATGGGAGTGTGACCTATGGCACAAGCCATGCCCCTCTAAATGAGAGGTAAAATACATTTGATTGCCTCTAAATTGGGAGTGTGATCAATGGCACAACCCGCGTGTCTAAGTTTAAAAATAGGGTAAATATGTGATAGATTcttgtactcttcacaaattcgGAATTTAGtccatctatttttattttttggggatttatctctctatttttcagattttaaagtTTAGGTCTAATTATTAacactgttaaattttttttctaatttgttaatgtaatatttttaaataaaagatattTACTTGATAATAATGTAATTACAatggaaatttaattttttttctttgtctccCACTTTCGCACTCATTTATACCTAGGAACAATAAAATTAGTAAGTTTTTTCCtcaattttagttaaaatattattaataatgatAGATGATGGTAGCCAAATGTTTAATTAGAGAATTGATAAGTTATTATTTGAGTTTTGATGGTTGGAATCTTAAGTGAATTTGAGTGAAAAagagtttaaattcaaattttaaatattttctctaATTCTTAATTATATAGAGCatgattaatatatttttgtGTGATTCGTTTATATGAAATAATGAGCATGTTTGATATAAGTTGTTTTAGTAATATAACGTGATGTCACACATTCGGATTTGACGATCGA
This genomic interval carries:
- the LOC121227014 gene encoding probable endopeptidase p60, producing the protein MSSPRAASNDDDKHSGNSKEAAVAKTAGFIVFSGIAMSILKTLNPFNKERNATAVPQQPVVESIQPSPAQPIRDSPPPPASEPIITKEAGGYTEQRSPEYSQRVIDIVKGDTLWGLSRKYGVSIDAIKEANGLTGDTIYAGKKLIIP